Part of the Kitasatospora sp. NBC_00374 genome is shown below.
CCCCGCTCGTACGGGCCGCGCAGCAGCAGCACCGCCACGGTGGAGACCAGCAGGGCGATCCAGCCCGTCATCAGCAGCCGCTGCACCTGCCGTACGGCGGCGCCGCCGGGCCAGCACAGCAGGACGAACGCGGCGGTGCCGGCCAGCAGGGCGAAGGCCGCGTACGCGACGGTCCTAGCGGTGCCGTAGGCGGCGGCGACCGCGGTGTCCGCCTTCGCCCCCTGGACGGCGGAGGCCGAGACCGAGGTGTCGGAGGGGGCGCCGATCGAGAAGGTGAACGCGCCGCCGACCGGGTGCGAGTCCTCCGAGACCGCTCGCCAGGCGACCGTGTAGGTGCCGTCGGCCAGGCCGGACCTGAGGCCGACCCGGGCGCTGTCGGCCTTGCCGCCGACGTGCGCCGGGTCCCCGGAGTCGACGGCCTTGCCGGCCGGGTCGAGGACCCGCACCGAGTCGGCGGAGAGCGAGACGCCTTCGCTGAAGGTGAGGGTGACGGCGGTCGGCGCGGTCGGCACGACGGCGTTCTGCGCCGGGTCCGTGCCGACCAGCGTGGCGTGCGCGGACGCCGTCCCGGCCCCGCCGATCAGCAGGGCCGCGACCGCGCCGAGGACGGCCACCAGTGACCGCGCCGCGATCCTCTTCCGCAACAGCATCAGCAGCATCCGCTAGCTCCCCGGGCGGTAGGTCAGCGGCTTGACCGGCACCTTGACCGAGATCGTGCCGCTCTTGGCGAAGGTGAGGTCGAGTTCGAGTTCGTCGCCGACCGTGGGCGGCCGCTGCCAGCCCATGATCATCAGGTGGGTGCCGCCCCGGGCGAGCAGGAGCGTGCCGTGGGCGGGCACCGGGAGACTGCCGACCTCCTGCATGGTGGTCTCGGAGGACCGGTGCAGGGTGACGGAGTCGGCGGCGGGGCTGGACACGCTGAGCAGCTGGTCGGCGTCCCCGCCGTCGTTGCGGACGGTCAGGTACCCGGCCCCCATCCCGCCGGCGACGGCGGGCACCGGGATGTACGGGTCGGAGACGACCAGCTTCGCCCCGGGGCCGCCCCTCGCGTCGGCGCCGCCCGCGCCGCCCCCGGCGGCCGCGCCGGCCGTGTCCCCGGAGCCGCAGGCGACCACGATCGCGCCGGCCGCCAGGACGAGGGAGAGCCCCGCGCCGGCCAGCGCGCTGTGGCGGAAGACCCGGCTCACGCGGCGACGCCCTTGGCCAGCAGCGCGAGGTCGTGCGCGTAGGTGTCGAGCGGGGTGTTGCTCATGTAGAGCAGGTGGGCCTTGTCGTCGCTCGGCAGGAAGGCGAGCACCTGGGCGCCGTGCGAGGAGGTGACCGAGCCGTCCGC
Proteins encoded:
- a CDS encoding copper chaperone PCu(A)C, whose translation is MSRVFRHSALAGAGLSLVLAAGAIVVACGSGDTAGAAAGGGAGGADARGGPGAKLVVSDPYIPVPAVAGGMGAGYLTVRNDGGDADQLLSVSSPAADSVTLHRSSETTMQEVGSLPVPAHGTLLLARGGTHLMIMGWQRPPTVGDELELDLTFAKSGTISVKVPVKPLTYRPGS